The following are encoded in a window of Methanococcoides sp. LMO-2 genomic DNA:
- a CDS encoding ferritin: protein MISEKMTDALNTQINKEMYSAYLYMAMSAYSSNIGLNGFANWFMVQYQEEMLHAMKLYNYVSDQGAPVKLMQIDEPPQEFGTALDMLYATLEHEQFITKSINDLVDLAIEEKDHATHIFLQWYITEQIEEEGNDNEIIDKLKLAGEEGNGLFIIDKELSARVFNPPAAVTDWTQIR, encoded by the coding sequence ATGATAAGTGAAAAGATGACAGATGCGCTTAACACGCAGATAAACAAGGAAATGTATTCCGCATATCTTTACATGGCAATGTCAGCTTACAGCTCTAACATCGGGCTTAACGGATTTGCGAACTGGTTCATGGTCCAGTACCAGGAAGAGATGTTGCATGCCATGAAGCTCTACAACTATGTTAGCGATCAGGGAGCACCTGTCAAACTCATGCAGATCGACGAACCACCACAGGAGTTCGGCACTGCACTGGACATGCTCTATGCAACACTTGAACATGAGCAGTTCATCACAAAGTCAATCAATGATCTCGTGGACCTTGCCATCGAAGAGAAAGACCATGCAACCCACATCTTCCTCCAGTGGTACATCACCGAGCAGATCGAGGAAGAGGGCAATGACAATGAGATCATCGACAAGCTCAAACTTGCAGGCGAGGAAGGTAACGGCCTGTTCATTATCGACAAGGAACTCTCAGCAAGGGTATTCAACCCGCCTGCAGCAGTGACCGACTGGACACAGATCAGGTGA
- a CDS encoding carboxymuconolactone decarboxylase family protein: protein MTDTEEIKQVKGSMPKAIRMAKEMDDDFGQGLAGFYKAIWKDREDGLSMKNKHLMVFAIACSKNNTNSAKKILVKLKKHGATRAEVLDAMMMAAWTGGIQNFTDISTDVLPEMDKLGY from the coding sequence ATGACAGACACAGAAGAGATCAAACAGGTCAAAGGCTCCATGCCAAAGGCCATCAGGATGGCAAAGGAAATGGACGATGACTTCGGCCAGGGACTCGCAGGATTCTACAAGGCTATCTGGAAGGACAGGGAAGACGGCCTTTCAATGAAGAACAAGCACCTGATGGTCTTCGCCATAGCATGTTCAAAGAACAACACCAACAGTGCCAAGAAGATCCTTGTGAAGCTCAAGAAACACGGTGCCACAAGGGCAGAAGTACTGGACGCAATGATGATGGCAGCATGGACTGGCGGCATCCAGAACTTTACAGACATTAGCACCGATGTGCTGCCTGAAATGGATAAACTTGGTTACTAA
- the ahbC gene encoding 12,18-didecarboxysiroheme deacetylase: protein MIGISKLYCGTVEPSDALRYGRDSKRLPSHLLQFAKDKKPVVVWNVTRRCNLRCVHCYAQSKDIDYKDELTAEQGKELIDDLAEFGSPVVLFSGGEPLMRKDLPELAEYAISKGLRAVISTNGTLIDEEMAKTLKKIGLSYVGISIDGVRETNDKFRGMKGAFDAAMAGLRNCQREGIKVGLRFTINKQNVADIPAIFDMLEEENIPRICFYHLVYAGRGTKIIDDDLSLEDSRKTVDLIMDRTKQLHDKGLPVEVLTVDNHCDGPYIYMRLAEENPERADEVYELLQMNRGNSTGIGFGCVSWDGSVHPDQFWRHYTFGNVKERKFSEIWTDLDDELMAGLKDRKPLIKANADRCAKCKWFDVCNGNFRVRAEAVYGNVWADDPACYLTKEEIGYYDDEE from the coding sequence ATGATAGGAATCTCAAAACTCTATTGCGGAACCGTTGAACCATCAGACGCCCTTCGTTACGGGCGGGATTCAAAACGTCTTCCGTCACACCTGCTGCAATTTGCAAAGGACAAGAAGCCTGTTGTAGTCTGGAACGTGACCAGACGCTGCAACCTTCGCTGCGTTCACTGCTATGCACAATCAAAGGACATTGATTACAAGGACGAACTTACCGCCGAGCAGGGCAAGGAACTGATCGATGACCTTGCAGAGTTCGGCTCACCCGTGGTCCTTTTCTCAGGCGGAGAACCCCTGATGCGCAAGGATCTTCCTGAGCTTGCCGAATACGCAATCTCCAAAGGACTGCGTGCGGTTATCTCAACCAACGGTACTCTCATCGACGAGGAAATGGCAAAGACGCTCAAGAAGATCGGTCTTTCCTATGTGGGCATTTCTATTGACGGTGTGCGTGAGACCAACGATAAGTTCCGTGGCATGAAAGGTGCTTTCGATGCTGCAATGGCAGGTCTTCGCAATTGCCAGAGAGAGGGCATCAAGGTGGGACTGCGTTTTACCATTAACAAGCAGAATGTAGCTGACATTCCTGCGATATTCGATATGCTTGAAGAAGAGAACATTCCACGTATCTGCTTCTACCATCTGGTCTATGCCGGAAGGGGTACCAAGATCATCGATGATGACCTCTCACTGGAAGACAGCCGCAAGACGGTGGACCTGATCATGGACCGCACAAAGCAGCTTCATGACAAGGGATTGCCTGTTGAGGTCCTGACAGTGGATAACCACTGTGATGGTCCGTACATCTACATGCGACTGGCAGAGGAGAACCCTGAACGTGCAGATGAGGTTTACGAACTCCTGCAGATGAACCGCGGTAATTCCACAGGTATCGGTTTTGGCTGCGTTTCATGGGACGGTTCAGTACACCCTGACCAGTTCTGGAGACACTACACCTTTGGTAATGTGAAGGAAAGAAAGTTCAGCGAGATCTGGACCGACCTTGACGATGAGCTTATGGCAGGTCTTAAGGACAGGAAGCCTCTCATCAAAGCAAATGCCGACAGGTGTGCAAAGTGCAAATGGTTCGATGTCTGCAACGGTAATTTCCGTGTACGGGCCGAGGCTGTTTATGGCAATGTCTGGGCGGATGACCCTGCATGCTACCTGACAAAGGAAGAGATCGGTTATTACGACGACGAAGAGTGA
- a CDS encoding uroporphyrinogen-III synthase → MDATDRKPVIAIMRPQGYVSGSRKLAESFGFDVVAVPMIELEAMKDEYFDEFTENVFSRRSDYVIFTSANGIDFTLDKIPEDRRDEFIEALNETKVIAIGPTTRKQLEKLGVDVLGMPGVYSSEGLVEYLCPDVKGKNIDTARSAYGSTLLITGLRDCGANVLETKVYTLTMPKGPLQEELITRSLNREIDVFAFTSSMMVRSFFDQAASMGAGEEIRKVLADSLVAAIGIPTANTLKEHGVEVNVTPDEYTFKEILRVAKEALENN, encoded by the coding sequence ATGGATGCAACTGATCGTAAGCCTGTAATTGCAATCATGAGACCTCAGGGATATGTGTCAGGTTCCCGGAAACTTGCGGAATCATTTGGTTTCGATGTAGTGGCCGTTCCCATGATCGAGCTTGAGGCCATGAAGGATGAGTACTTCGACGAGTTCACAGAGAATGTATTCTCACGCAGGTCCGATTATGTGATATTTACAAGTGCCAATGGCATTGATTTCACTCTGGACAAGATCCCGGAGGACAGGCGTGATGAATTCATCGAAGCTCTCAACGAGACCAAAGTGATCGCAATCGGCCCGACCACCCGCAAACAGCTGGAAAAGCTTGGTGTGGATGTTCTGGGCATGCCTGGAGTCTACAGCTCGGAAGGATTGGTGGAATACCTCTGTCCTGATGTGAAAGGCAAGAACATCGATACTGCAAGGAGTGCTTACGGTTCAACACTGCTGATCACCGGCCTCAGGGATTGCGGTGCTAACGTGCTTGAGACAAAGGTCTACACCCTGACCATGCCAAAGGGACCACTTCAGGAGGAGCTTATTACCAGAAGCCTCAACAGGGAGATCGATGTCTTTGCATTTACAAGCTCCATGATGGTGCGCAGTTTCTTTGACCAGGCAGCATCAATGGGAGCAGGCGAGGAGATCAGGAAAGTCCTTGCAGATTCACTTGTGGCTGCCATCGGCATTCCAACTGCCAATACCCTGAAGGAACATGGGGTTGAAGTGAACGTCACACCTGATGAATACACTTTCAAGGAAATTCTCAGGGTTGCTAAGGAAGCACTTGAGAACAACTAA
- the cobA gene encoding uroporphyrinogen-III C-methyltransferase, with product MAQKYGKVYLVGSGPGDPELMTLKARRLMDTADVIVYDQLPGKQILDTMPEEAEKIDAGKHAGDHTLTQSEINDVIVEKAKEGKNVLRLKGGDPYMFGRGGEEAEELVKAGIEFEVVPGITSALAATAYAGIPVTHRDHASMVTFITGHEDPTKEETALDWETLAAFGGTIVIFMGVKMLERNMNELMKFGKDPETPVAMVERGTRPDQRVTVGTVGTIAQISKEQNVKAPALTVIGDVVKLHEILGSMI from the coding sequence ATGGCTCAAAAATACGGAAAAGTATATCTTGTAGGCTCAGGTCCCGGTGACCCTGAACTGATGACCCTGAAGGCACGCAGACTTATGGACACAGCTGATGTTATCGTTTATGACCAGCTTCCTGGAAAGCAGATCCTGGACACCATGCCTGAAGAAGCTGAAAAGATAGATGCCGGCAAACATGCAGGCGATCATACACTGACCCAGAGCGAGATCAACGATGTGATCGTTGAGAAGGCAAAGGAAGGCAAGAATGTGCTTCGTCTTAAGGGCGGCGACCCGTACATGTTCGGTCGTGGTGGAGAAGAGGCTGAGGAACTTGTCAAAGCAGGCATTGAGTTCGAAGTAGTACCCGGTATCACATCTGCACTTGCAGCCACAGCCTATGCAGGCATTCCGGTAACCCACAGGGACCATGCTTCAATGGTGACCTTCATAACAGGACACGAGGACCCTACCAAGGAAGAGACAGCCCTTGACTGGGAGACACTTGCAGCTTTTGGCGGTACAATTGTAATCTTCATGGGCGTCAAGATGCTTGAGCGTAACATGAACGAGCTCATGAAATTCGGAAAGGATCCCGAGACACCTGTTGCAATGGTTGAGAGGGGAACACGTCCTGACCAGCGCGTGACAGTCGGAACAGTCGGTACCATCGCACAGATCTCAAAGGAGCAGAATGTAAAGGCACCGGCACTTACCGTAATTGGTGATGTTGTCAAGCTGCATGAGATACTCGGTTCCATGATCTGA
- a CDS encoding DUF1699 family protein: MKIRVVSKRDEIPNLDAGEKVIHLAFRPSNEDIFTLIKRCKDVEVIQIPTSYRRTVSKSIEMFLDMQGIRLVEGDVWGHRKDINEYYSISPAVIERIKEMKSEGIADDEVAERLSRESKLNKEMLLYILEKD; the protein is encoded by the coding sequence ATGAAAATCAGAGTCGTAAGTAAAAGAGACGAAATTCCAAATCTAGATGCCGGTGAAAAGGTCATCCATCTTGCATTCAGACCATCCAACGAAGATATTTTCACCCTTATAAAACGGTGCAAGGATGTGGAGGTCATCCAGATCCCGACATCATATCGCCGTACCGTGTCCAAATCCATAGAGATGTTCCTGGATATGCAGGGTATAAGACTTGTTGAAGGCGATGTATGGGGTCACAGGAAGGACATCAATGAGTACTACAGTATATCTCCTGCCGTCATTGAGAGGATAAAGGAGATGAAATCTGAAGGAATCGCAGACGATGAGGTCGCAGAGAGACTTTCACGCGAAAGCAAGCTTAACAAGGAAATGCTTCTTTATATTCTGGAAAAGGACTGA
- the hisD gene encoding histidinol dehydrogenase — protein MLYKHLSDVTEEELDKLLDRTGELMDVSETVSSILHDVQEKGDDGLREYTKKFDKADIQAIEVTPEEMEEAMGLVDAELIRHLEIAAENIRNFHAAQLPEKTWFIEPTPGIKLGQMATPLASVGAYVPGGRASYPSTALMTIIPAKVAGVKSVVMCTPPGPDGKVNPLTLAAGKVAGADHIYKLGGVQAIAAMAYGTESVLKVAKIVGPGNVFVTVAKMMVRDKAEIDFPAGPSEVLIIADDSADAGMIASDILAQAEHDPKSVSVLVTTSAELAEQTNAEVKKQADAAVRKEIVDSSLENAAIIVTDTMDECISISNDFAPEHLEIMVEDDDAVLERIENAGSIFVGNYAPVAAGDYASGTNHVLPTAGYPKLYSGLNIHHFLKYSTIQKITKEGLGSIGETIIALAEKEGLQAHADSVKLRLND, from the coding sequence ATGCTGTACAAACACCTATCCGATGTCACCGAAGAAGAGCTGGATAAGCTTCTTGACCGCACAGGAGAGCTGATGGACGTATCTGAGACCGTTTCATCAATACTCCATGACGTGCAGGAAAAAGGCGACGACGGACTGCGTGAATACACAAAGAAGTTTGATAAAGCAGATATCCAGGCCATTGAAGTTACTCCTGAAGAGATGGAAGAGGCAATGGGTCTTGTTGATGCTGAGCTTATCAGGCACCTCGAGATCGCAGCGGAGAACATCAGGAACTTCCATGCAGCACAACTTCCGGAGAAGACATGGTTCATCGAACCTACTCCTGGTATCAAACTTGGCCAGATGGCAACACCTCTTGCATCGGTTGGTGCCTATGTGCCGGGAGGCAGGGCTTCCTATCCTTCCACTGCGCTCATGACGATAATTCCTGCAAAGGTTGCAGGGGTCAAGAGTGTTGTAATGTGCACACCACCCGGGCCTGACGGAAAGGTCAACCCACTTACACTTGCAGCAGGCAAGGTTGCAGGTGCAGATCACATTTACAAGCTTGGCGGAGTCCAGGCGATCGCAGCAATGGCCTATGGTACGGAATCCGTATTGAAGGTCGCCAAGATCGTGGGTCCAGGAAACGTCTTTGTTACCGTTGCCAAGATGATGGTGCGTGACAAGGCAGAGATCGATTTCCCTGCCGGTCCAAGTGAAGTCCTTATCATTGCAGATGATTCTGCTGATGCTGGTATGATCGCATCCGATATCCTTGCACAGGCAGAGCACGATCCGAAGTCTGTTTCAGTTCTTGTGACAACTTCTGCTGAACTGGCAGAGCAGACGAACGCCGAGGTCAAAAAGCAGGCAGATGCTGCTGTACGTAAGGAGATCGTTGATTCTTCCCTTGAGAATGCAGCTATTATCGTGACCGATACCATGGATGAGTGCATCTCTATTTCCAATGATTTCGCACCTGAGCACCTTGAGATAATGGTAGAAGATGATGATGCAGTACTTGAAAGGATCGAGAACGCAGGTTCCATCTTTGTCGGCAATTATGCTCCTGTTGCAGCAGGTGATTATGCATCAGGTACCAACCACGTGCTCCCGACAGCCGGTTATCCAAAGCTTTACTCCGGTCTTAACATCCACCACTTCCTGAAGTATTCCACCATACAGAAGATCACAAAGGAAGGTCTTGGTTCAATTGGTGAAACCATCATTGCTCTTGCTGAAAAGGAAGGGCTGCAGGCTCATGCTGATTCAGTAAAGCTCAGGCTCAACGATTGA
- a CDS encoding ATP-dependent DNA helicase — protein MLIKELDIPEDIIRFYEDSGIKELYPPQAEAVDNGLLEGKNLLAAIPTASGKTLLAELAMLKAIRNGGKALYIVPLRALASEKFDRFRELAPFGIKVGISTGDFDSRDEWLGSNDIIVATSEKTDSLLRNGTSWMEEITTIVVDEVHLLDSKNRGPTLEVTITKLMRLNPDCQIIALSATVGNAREMADWLDASLVLSEWRPTDLHEGVFFGEAINFPGKQKKIGRRDKDNATNLVLDTISEGGQCLVFESSRRNCTGFAKTASNKVVKLLDREVLGKLAVMAEEVESTGETDTAKVLANCIRKGVAFHHAGLNSSHRKIVEDGFRQNLIKVISSTPTLAAGLNLPARRVIIRNYRRFDANFGMQPIPVLEYKQMAGRAGRPHLDPYGESVLLAKEYAEFEQLLENYVEADAEDIWSKLGTENALRTHVLSTIVNGFASDRKQMMEFMGSTFFAFQQDTWSLEEVIDDCIEYLAEHEMVLMNETLDPVSLSSTQLGKLVSMLYIDPMSGAKIVDGLKKAVNVNDMTLLHLVCSTPDMRQLYMRSADYTRVNDFVMSHSDDFIEIPNEFKAIDYEWFLGEVKTAMLLDEWIREIPADDITQHFNVGEGDIHALADTAEWLMHATTKLAELLKVEHSSHAHGLEKRIHYGASPELMQLVSIRGVGRVRARKLYEAGFVSLAELKKAEYSVLSKLVGPKVAANILSNIGVRVKEKVGKSTPINSNTLDTLLDKEQKTFSDFQ, from the coding sequence ATGCTGATAAAAGAGCTTGACATTCCCGAAGATATCATCCGTTTTTATGAAGATTCAGGCATCAAGGAGTTGTATCCTCCCCAGGCTGAAGCTGTTGATAATGGTCTTCTTGAAGGAAAGAACCTTCTTGCTGCGATACCCACAGCTTCAGGAAAGACACTCCTGGCAGAGCTTGCAATGCTCAAAGCTATCCGCAACGGCGGTAAAGCGCTATACATAGTTCCGCTTCGGGCACTTGCCTCTGAGAAGTTCGATCGTTTCAGGGAACTTGCACCTTTTGGTATCAAAGTTGGAATCTCCACAGGGGATTTTGATTCAAGGGACGAATGGCTGGGTTCGAATGACATCATCGTGGCAACCTCGGAAAAGACCGATTCCCTTCTGCGTAACGGGACCTCATGGATGGAGGAGATCACAACCATCGTCGTTGACGAGGTGCACCTGCTGGATTCCAAGAACAGGGGTCCCACACTTGAGGTCACGATAACAAAACTTATGCGACTGAATCCGGATTGCCAGATAATTGCTCTTTCTGCTACAGTTGGAAATGCTCGTGAGATGGCAGACTGGCTGGATGCATCGCTTGTCTTAAGCGAATGGAGGCCCACCGACCTGCATGAAGGTGTTTTCTTTGGTGAGGCTATCAACTTCCCGGGCAAGCAGAAGAAAATAGGGCGCCGGGACAAGGATAATGCCACAAATCTTGTTCTTGACACGATCAGCGAAGGCGGCCAGTGCCTTGTCTTTGAGAGCAGCCGCCGAAATTGTACCGGATTTGCTAAGACTGCATCCAACAAGGTTGTTAAGCTGCTTGACCGCGAGGTTCTCGGGAAACTGGCAGTGATGGCAGAAGAGGTGGAATCCACCGGTGAGACTGATACGGCAAAGGTGCTTGCAAATTGCATAAGGAAAGGTGTTGCTTTCCATCACGCAGGGCTTAATTCATCCCACCGAAAGATAGTTGAAGATGGTTTCAGGCAGAACCTAATCAAGGTGATATCCAGTACTCCAACACTTGCAGCCGGGCTGAACCTGCCTGCAAGGAGAGTTATCATTAGGAACTACCGAAGGTTCGATGCGAATTTCGGGATGCAGCCGATACCTGTACTCGAATACAAGCAGATGGCAGGAAGGGCAGGGCGTCCCCATCTTGACCCTTACGGAGAATCTGTGCTGCTTGCCAAGGAATATGCGGAATTCGAGCAGTTGCTGGAGAACTATGTTGAAGCTGATGCTGAGGATATCTGGTCGAAGCTTGGTACCGAGAATGCACTGAGGACACACGTTCTTTCAACAATTGTGAACGGATTTGCATCTGACCGGAAGCAGATGATGGAGTTCATGGGTTCGACGTTCTTTGCTTTCCAGCAGGATACCTGGAGCCTTGAGGAAGTTATTGACGATTGTATCGAATACCTGGCAGAACACGAAATGGTCTTAATGAATGAAACCCTGGATCCTGTCTCCCTTAGCTCGACCCAGCTTGGGAAACTTGTTTCCATGCTCTATATCGATCCGATGTCAGGGGCAAAGATCGTGGACGGGCTGAAAAAGGCTGTTAATGTGAACGATATGACGCTGCTTCACCTTGTATGCAGTACGCCGGATATGAGGCAGTTGTACATGCGAAGCGCTGATTATACAAGGGTCAATGATTTCGTGATGTCACATAGTGATGATTTCATCGAGATCCCGAATGAGTTCAAGGCTATCGATTATGAGTGGTTCCTGGGTGAGGTGAAGACCGCAATGCTGCTGGATGAGTGGATCCGCGAGATCCCTGCAGACGATATCACGCAGCACTTCAATGTTGGTGAGGGTGATATCCATGCTCTTGCGGATACTGCTGAGTGGCTGATGCATGCGACCACGAAGCTTGCAGAACTTCTGAAGGTTGAACATTCTTCCCATGCCCACGGCCTTGAGAAGAGGATACATTACGGTGCCAGTCCTGAGCTCATGCAGCTGGTTAGTATCAGGGGTGTGGGACGTGTGCGTGCACGTAAGCTCTATGAGGCCGGATTCGTGTCACTGGCAGAGCTCAAAAAGGCAGAATATTCTGTGCTATCCAAACTGGTGGGCCCAAAGGTGGCTGCAAATATCCTTTCGAACATCGGTGTTCGTGTTAAGGAGAAAGTCGGTAAGAGCACACCTATAAATTCAAATACTCTAGATACATTACTGGACAAAGAGCAGAAAACATTCAGTGATTTCCAGTAA
- the nth gene encoding endonuclease III, translating into MYVEEIISRLKELYPEGYFHINRDPFYLLISTVLSQRTRDEVTIPTSQRLFSVLDTPEKMATADVDEIQELIKDVGFYKVKSQRLINISRMLLDEYDGIVPDDINELVKLPGVGRKTANCVLNYAFDRDVIAVDTHVHRISNRMGLVETETPEETEIELEKVVPKDMWKEINGLMVLFGKTICKPVSPKCDKCVMNDICPKLI; encoded by the coding sequence ATGTATGTTGAAGAGATCATTTCCCGGCTTAAAGAACTATATCCTGAAGGTTATTTCCATATCAACCGTGACCCTTTCTATCTTCTGATCTCCACGGTACTATCCCAGCGTACCCGGGATGAGGTAACAATACCTACAAGCCAGAGGCTCTTTTCTGTTCTTGACACACCTGAGAAGATGGCAACTGCCGACGTGGATGAAATTCAGGAACTCATAAAGGACGTCGGGTTCTATAAGGTCAAGTCACAGCGCCTGATCAACATCTCCCGCATGCTTCTGGATGAATACGACGGGATCGTTCCGGATGACATCAACGAGCTTGTAAAGCTTCCGGGAGTTGGCAGGAAAACAGCCAATTGTGTCCTGAACTATGCTTTTGACAGAGATGTCATTGCCGTGGACACTCATGTACATCGCATATCCAACAGGATGGGACTTGTAGAGACTGAGACTCCTGAGGAAACGGAGATCGAACTTGAAAAAGTGGTCCCAAAGGATATGTGGAAAGAGATCAACGGCCTGATGGTACTATTTGGGAAGACCATCTGTAAGCCGGTATCACCGAAGTGTGATAAGTGTGTTATGAATGATATCTGTCCGAAGCTGATCTGA
- a CDS encoding TrpB-like pyridoxal phosphate-dependent enzyme translates to MEQTKILLDENEMPKKWYNILPDMPTPLAPPLNPETKEPLNPEDLAPLFPMELIKQEMSSDRYIDIPEEVLEIYKLWRPAPLYRAHRLEKLLDTPAKIYYKYEGVSPAGSHKPNTSVAQVYYNVKEGTERISTETGAGQWGSALSLSCNYFDVECKVYMVRSSFEQKPYRKSLINLWGANVVPSPSPDTAFGRQILEKYPDTSGSLGIAIGEAVEDAVMNDNTKYALGSVLNHVLLHQTVIGIEAQKQLDKVEDYPDVVIGCCGGGSNLGGIALPYMKDKIEGTHDPRIIAVEPSACPTLNDGKFEYDYGDMAKLTPLIKMYSLGYDFIPPAIHAGGLRYHGCSPIISQLVADGLMDATTYHQVEVFEAGVMFARSEGIPPAPESTHAIKCAIDEALKCKQTGKEKTILFCLSGHGHFDMYSYDKYFSGELSND, encoded by the coding sequence ATGGAACAGACTAAGATCTTACTTGATGAAAACGAGATGCCAAAAAAATGGTATAATATCCTCCCGGATATGCCCACTCCACTGGCTCCTCCACTAAACCCTGAAACAAAAGAACCATTGAACCCAGAGGACCTTGCACCTCTTTTCCCTATGGAGCTTATCAAACAGGAAATGAGCAGTGATAGGTATATTGATATTCCTGAGGAAGTCCTTGAGATCTACAAGCTCTGGAGACCTGCTCCTTTATACCGTGCACACAGGCTTGAGAAGCTTCTCGACACTCCTGCAAAGATCTACTATAAATATGAAGGTGTAAGCCCTGCAGGCAGCCATAAGCCGAACACTTCAGTTGCGCAGGTCTATTATAATGTTAAGGAAGGCACTGAGAGAATTTCCACCGAGACCGGAGCTGGTCAGTGGGGAAGTGCACTTTCACTTAGCTGTAATTATTTTGACGTTGAATGTAAAGTCTACATGGTCCGCTCCAGCTTCGAGCAGAAACCATACAGGAAGTCCCTGATCAATCTCTGGGGAGCAAATGTAGTTCCTTCCCCAAGCCCTGACACAGCGTTTGGAAGGCAGATCCTTGAGAAATATCCGGACACATCAGGCAGCCTTGGTATTGCTATTGGTGAAGCTGTAGAGGATGCCGTGATGAACGATAACACCAAATATGCACTTGGCAGTGTGCTTAACCACGTCCTGCTTCACCAGACCGTGATCGGTATTGAGGCACAGAAGCAGCTTGACAAGGTAGAGGATTATCCTGACGTTGTCATCGGATGCTGTGGTGGCGGAAGTAACCTTGGAGGTATTGCCCTTCCATACATGAAGGACAAGATCGAAGGCACCCATGATCCACGTATCATCGCTGTGGAACCATCCGCATGTCCAACACTCAATGACGGTAAGTTCGAGTACGACTACGGTGACATGGCAAAGCTCACACCACTCATTAAGATGTACTCACTTGGTTATGATTTCATTCCACCTGCCATTCATGCAGGCGGCCTGAGATATCATGGATGTTCTCCTATCATCAGCCAGCTTGTTGCTGACGGGCTTATGGATGCAACAACATATCACCAGGTAGAAGTATTCGAAGCAGGTGTCATGTTCGCCCGCAGTGAAGGTATCCCACCTGCACCGGAGTCCACCCACGCTATCAAATGCGCTATCGATGAGGCACTCAAGTGCAAGCAGACCGGCAAAGAAAAGACCATCCTGTTCTGTCTCAGCGGACACGGTCACTTCGATATGTACTCATACGACAAGTACTTCAGCGGCGAGCTTAGCAACGATTAA
- the hmgA gene encoding hydroxymethylglutaryl-CoA reductase (NADPH) — protein MASNTEPTFSEEELLEKLVSGEIPLRKIDAYTDKDTAIRLRKSAIEKLEGVEFEHIHNYTIDAESATKRNIENMIGAIQIPLGIAGGIKINGEYANDEFILPLATTEGALVASTNRGCSAITASGGANVRIFQDQMTRAPVFKMDNVAHARKFVDWIRKPETFEEMKEKAGETTRFGELISVEPYVTGNTVFLRFAYDTKDAMGMNMVTIATDAILNLISDEFGAYPISLSGNMCTDKKPAAINNILGRGKTVAADVTIPKEIVEKKLKTTPEMMEEVNYRKNLLGSARAGALGFNAHAANIVAALYLACGQDAAHVVEGSTAITTMEVTEYGDLYCAVTMPSVQVGTVGGGTSIGTQRDCLNLLGVAGAGEVPGENSKKLAEIVAAAVLAGEISLIGAQAAGHLARAHAELGR, from the coding sequence ATGGCATCAAATACCGAACCTACATTTAGCGAAGAGGAATTGCTTGAGAAGCTTGTTTCAGGAGAGATCCCTCTAAGGAAGATCGATGCATACACGGACAAAGACACCGCCATCAGGTTGAGGAAATCTGCAATTGAGAAGCTGGAAGGTGTCGAGTTCGAACACATCCACAATTACACTATTGATGCCGAGTCAGCTACAAAACGCAACATAGAGAACATGATCGGTGCCATACAGATACCCCTCGGTATCGCAGGCGGCATCAAAATAAATGGGGAATATGCCAACGATGAGTTCATTCTCCCCCTTGCAACCACAGAAGGTGCCCTTGTTGCCAGCACGAACCGCGGATGTTCTGCAATCACAGCATCCGGAGGAGCAAACGTAAGGATATTCCAGGACCAGATGACCCGTGCACCTGTTTTTAAGATGGATAACGTTGCTCACGCAAGAAAGTTCGTTGACTGGATAAGGAAGCCTGAAACCTTCGAAGAGATGAAGGAAAAAGCAGGTGAGACCACACGCTTCGGCGAGCTCATCAGCGTTGAACCATACGTCACTGGAAACACCGTTTTCTTAAGGTTCGCCTACGACACAAAGGACGCAATGGGAATGAACATGGTCACCATTGCAACCGATGCGATACTCAATCTGATCTCCGATGAGTTCGGAGCTTATCCTATATCCCTTTCCGGGAACATGTGCACAGACAAGAAACCTGCAGCCATCAATAACATCCTCGGCAGGGGAAAGACCGTTGCAGCTGACGTGACCATTCCAAAGGAAATTGTCGAAAAGAAGCTGAAGACAACCCCTGAGATGATGGAGGAGGTTAACTACAGGAAGAACCTGCTCGGCTCAGCAAGAGCAGGAGCCCTTGGATTCAATGCACATGCAGCCAACATCGTTGCAGCATTGTACCTTGCATGCGGACAGGATGCAGCCCATGTGGTGGAAGGCAGTACCGCCATCACCACAATGGAAGTGACCGAGTACGGCGACCTCTATTGTGCAGTTACAATGCCATCAGTACAGGTAGGTACTGTGGGCGGAGGAACAAGTATCGGCACCCAGAGAGATTGCCTTAACCTGCTGGGAGTTGCAGGGGCCGGCGAGGTTCCGGGCGAGAACTCAAAGAAACTGGCAGAAATAGTTGCAGCAGCAGTCCTCGCAGGTGAGATCTCACTGATAGGTGCACAGGCTGCCGGTCATCTGGCAAGAGCTCATGCCGAGCTCGGCAGATAA